The following is a genomic window from Streptomyces chrestomyceticus JCM 4735.
CACGGGATGCCGGCTCGGAAGCGCTGATGGCGATTCTGGAAACGGTCAGCACGGTCGGTACCCGAGCGGGTGTGCGATGGGAGCTGTTTCCCGCCGCGGAGCGCGCCTTGCGCGCCTTTCACGGCCTGGAGACGGTCGCCTGCGGTGCGGGCGTGGAGGTTGCCGTGCGTGGGATTTCCATCGATCCGCGCGAAGGCCGCCACGCGTCGCAGACGTTCCACGACTTCGGTGCCCGGATCGGCTGCCGCACTTTTCCGCTGGGCATCCACGGCGAAGAGTCCCTGCTGGCCGTGGACGAACAGAGTCGTCTCTTCATGGTCAACCACGGGGGCTGGTGGTATCTCGGCGATTCGGTGCTCGCCGGGCTGGCCGTGCTGATCGAGGGGCGGCGGCCGAAGCGGGTGCGGGAGGACGGGTCGTGGGAGCCGATGGAGGTCACTCAGGGCCACGGTTCGGGTGCCGGTACTGAGGCTGAGGCTCAGGTGCGGGATGTGTTCGGGTGAGGGGCGCAGATGCGGAGGATAGGGGGTGGGGTGAAGAGGGGTATTGAGTTGGATCCGCCTTGTGGGGTTACGGGGTTTCCGTTCGGGGCCACGGTGGGCGCGGTCAAGGGTGAGGCTGCGGAATGGGGGCAGGTCGCGGTTCAGGATGTGGGTGTCGCCGATCCTGTCCGGTGTATGAAGGCCCTGCTGCTGCACCCGCAGTTCGAGGTTGTCTTTCACTTTGAGGACGGGCGGACGCTCACAGCGGCCGAGGCGTGGATTCTGGGCCCTGGACCTGAAGAGATCACGGTGAGTTTCCGGGGTGTCGATGTCTTCCGTACGCCTGCCCGTGTGCTGCTGGAGCGCCTGCGGGAAATGGGGCTCACCGTCCATGACGAGACGCTCTACGCGAATGTGCCCCAGCTTTCTCTGGGCTTCACGCGTGTCGCCGGGCGTGAGGTTCCGCTGGACAGTGATGGGGAGCCGTTGTACTTCCAGGCGGTGCTCACCGGGCCGGTCGGCTATTACGACTTCCTGATGGTGGAGGGCTGAGCCGGGATACGAGCGCGCCTCAGTCCCTTGCACGTGACGCCGCCCCGGACCGGAAGTCGGTCCGGGGCGGCGGTGTGGTGTTCTGTGACGGTTACTTCCCCAGATTCGGCGGCGGTATCGGTGTAGTCGCCAGGGACTGCGGTGATGTCGGGCTGGCCAGGGCCGACGGGGCCGCTACCGCGGCGGACGGGTCGGGGGTGGGGGGTTCTTCTTCGGTGGAGAGGGGGCGCGGGGCGAGGGTGATGCCTTCGGTGTCGAGGGCCTTCTTGATGCGCCAGCGGAGTTCGCGTTCTATGCCGGGGGCCTTGCCGGGCATGGTCTTGGCGGAGACGCTGATGGTGACGGAGTCGAGGTGGACCTCGCTGAGGCCGAGGACCTCGACGGGCTCCCAGAGCTGTTCGTTCCAGGGCTCGGCCTTGGACATCTCCTCGCCGGTGGCGGTGATGATCTCGCGGGCGCGGTCCAGGTCCTGGTCCGGGGCGATCATGACGTCGACGGTGGCGGTGGACCAGCCCTGGCTGAGGTTGCCGATGCGCTTGACCTCGCCGTTGCGGATGTACCAGATGGCGCCGTTGGGGCCGCGCAGCTTGGTGACGCGCAGGCCGACCTCGACGACCGTACCGGTGGCCACGCCCGCGTCGATCTCGTCGCCGACGCCGTACTGGTCCTCCAGGATCATGAAGACGCCGGAGAGGAAGTCGGTGACGAGGTTGCGGGCGCCGAAGCCGATGGCGACGCCCGCGACGCCGGCGCTGGCGAGCAGCGGGGCCAGGTTGATCTTGAGGACGGACAGGACCGTCAGGGCGGCGGTGCCCATGATGACGAACGACGCGACGCTGCGCAGCACCGAGCCGATGGCCTCGGAGCGCTGGCGGCGGCGCTCGGCGTTGACCAGGAGCCCGCCCAGCGCGGTGCCTTGGGCGGCCGTCGCGGTGCGGTTCATCCGTTCTATGAGCTTGGTGATCGTGCGCCGGATCACATGCCGCAGGATGACGGCGATGATGATGATCAGCGCGATCTGCAGGGCGGACGTGAGCCAGGTCGCCCAGTTCTCCTCCACCCATCCGGCGGCGTTGGTGGCCTTCTCCGTGGCGTCGTCGAGCGACGCCCGGCGGTGCGCGCCGGGCGGCGTGGCGGCTGGGGAAGCGGACCAGAACACAGCAGGAACCTCCGTGTGGGACAGCAGACCCGGGTCGGGACCTACCGTGCCCCGGGCAGACCAACCACACTAACGGGGCAACGGGGGCGGTCCGCGCCGGTGTTCGAGAGTGACCGGACCAATTACGGGTCTGTTCGGGGGGAAGTAAAGCGGTGTGGTCGAAAACACCTCGGACCCGTTACCCGGTGATGGTGGCGCTCCGACCAGGCACCGGGGGACACTGTGGAGAGATCGTCCCGGCGCGAGCCACGCGCCGCCGGCGTACAAGGAGGCACCCGTGCCGCATGTCCTGGTCCTCAACGCGTCGTACGAGCCGCTCGGCGTCGTACCGCTCCGCCGCGCGCTCATCCTCGTCCTCAACGAAAAGGCCGTCAGCCTTGAGGAGTCCGGCGCCCTGATGCACAGCGCGACCCGTGTGATGCCCGCTCCCAGTGTGGTCCGCCTCAAGCGGTTCGTGCGGGTGCCTTTTCGCGGTCCCGTCCCGTTGACCCGCCGTGCCCTCTTCGCCCGGGACGGCGGGCGGTGCATGTACTGCGGTGGCGTCGCAACCAGCGTCGACCACGTCGTTCCGCGCAGTCGTGGCGGGCAGCACACCTGGGAGAACGTCGTCGCCGCGTGCCGCCGCTGCAACCACGTCAAGGCCGACCGGCATGTCGCCGAGATCGGCTGGCGGTTGCGGCATCAGCCCGCGCCGCCGTCCGGCCTGGCCTGGCGGATCATCGGCACGGGGCATAGGGACCCCCGGTGGCTGCCATATCTGCAGCCGTACGGGGCGGATGACGCGCTGGCCCGGATCGACGCCGTATCGGCATAGGTCCGGGTCTTTTGCGTGGTGAGGGGGAGCGGCCTCCCGGCGGCCGCCCCCGTTCCGTACGCTTTCCGGCGGCCGCCCCCGGCCCGTACGCCTCCCTAGCGCCCGCCGCCCGGCCACGCCTCATGGGCCGACGGCCCGCTTCCGGGCGTGTCCCCGGGCTTCCCCGGCCGGGCCGGCGTGCCGGGACGGTCGCCGCCGGGGCCGGACGGCCGGGAGGGCGGCGGCCCGGGGTGGTCCGAGTCCTTCACCGCGTACGCCTCCACGCTCCACAGTGAGTAGCCGAAGCGGGTCGCGCGCCGGTCGCCCTGGATGCGGACGAAGCGGACGTCCTTCGCGTCCATCCGGAGGGTCTCGCGGCCGCCCTTGCCGTCGCGGACGGTGGCCGCCGTGCGCCAGGTGATGCCGTCGGACGACACCCGGACCGTGTAGGCGGCCGCGTACGCGTCCTGCCAGCTGAGGGTGAGGCGGCCCAGGCGGGCCGGGCGCGGCAGTGTGAACTGGAGCCAGGCGTCGTCCTGGGCGGGGGAGGACCAGCGGGTCTTCGGGTCGCCGTCGGTGGCGGCGGTGGCCGGGAACTCGGACGTCTCGTCGCCGGAGGAGGTGGCCTCGGCGCCGCGGGCCAGATCGGGGCCCGCGGTGGGCGGGTAGGTCCGGACGGTCAGCGTCCGCTTCTGGTCGCCGTAGGTGACCGGGATCTCGTACGTGCCGGACTTGGCGTCGCGCGGGACCGTGACCTGGATACGCGCGGTGGCGGTGCCGCCGCGCGGGGCCGTGACGTGCTCCGGCGCCCGTACGGTGAAGCCCTCGGGCGCCTTCACCGTGAGCTTGCCCTCCACGTCGGCGGGGCGGCGGGAGAAGATCCGGGCGTCCACGGAGAAGGTGCCGCCGGTGTCGGCGTCGATCTCGTCGTGCGCCAGTTCCAGGCCCGCTGCCGGGGTGTCGGCGAACCACGGGGTGAAGGAGTGCACGGACGGCGCGGCGGTGCCGTCCTTCCAGGCCAGCCGGATGCTGTCGGCCTTCATGCCGCGCGCCTCGGTCTGCGTCCAGCCGGTGCCGGAGAGGCCGCCGAGGCGCCGCCAGCCCTCGCCGGGGACGTGCGCCTCCACGGACACGGCGGCCGCCGACGGGCTCGGCTCGGTGAGTGAGGTGACCGCGGTCAGCGGGCGGGGGCGGCCGAAGGGGACGGTCAGGGAGGTGGGGCGGGCGTCCTGGTCCGGCGGCGGGGCCGTTTCGGAGCGGTCGGAGCGGGCGCCGGTCCAGGCGTCGGACTCGGTCATCGCGCGGTCGAGGAAGGGGCCCAGAACGCCCTTTCCGACCGTCACGGGGCTCTTTTTGATCTTTTTCAGCAGGTCCTGGACGGCGCGCTGTGCGGTCCAGGCGGCGGAGCCGTCGCCGCGGGCCTGCGCCATCAGCATGTCGACGGCACGCTCGCCCGCCGAACCGTACCGTGCCAATTGGCGCGCCCAGGGACGTACTTCGTCGGCCAGGCCGGGGGAGAGGCGTTCCGGCGCGCCGCTCATCGTGTGGAAGGCGGCGCGCAGCCGGGCCGCGGCCTTGGTGTAACGCTCGTCGTCGCCCCGGTTGTCGCTGTCGGTGGCGTCGGCGCGCGCCTTCCAGAACGCGTCGATCAGCGGCTTGAGATACGCGGACTCGTCGGTGCCGAGGACCGAGGAGGCGTCGTTGCCGGCCAGCGCGTGCAGCGCGGCGCGGGAGGCGGCGTCCCCGCCGGAGAGGTCGTCGACGGCGGCCTCCCAGGAGGCGCCGGGCCGGTAGCCGCGCGGGTTCCAGGCGTAGTCGGCGGCCGTGAACAGCGCGATGCGGGACGCGGTGGGCTGCGCCATGGCGTTGGCCAGCAGCGCGCTGGAGCCGGCGGCGACGGCGGGTTCGCGGCCCGTGTAGGGGCCGAGGAAGATACGGTCCTGCGCGTAGTCGTTGACCGGATAGTTGTCCATCGTGACCATCCGGTGTCCGAACACCTCGCGGGCCTCGGCCAGTTCCCCGCCGGTGATGGTACGGGGGACGAC
Proteins encoded in this region:
- a CDS encoding HNH endonuclease, which codes for MPHVLVLNASYEPLGVVPLRRALILVLNEKAVSLEESGALMHSATRVMPAPSVVRLKRFVRVPFRGPVPLTRRALFARDGGRCMYCGGVATSVDHVVPRSRGGQHTWENVVAACRRCNHVKADRHVAEIGWRLRHQPAPPSGLAWRIIGTGHRDPRWLPYLQPYGADDALARIDAVSA
- a CDS encoding SUKH-3 domain-containing protein yields the protein MGEGEGRTGDAVRSAVAVLTGAGWHPSRDAGSEALMAILETVSTVGTRAGVRWELFPAAERALRAFHGLETVACGAGVEVAVRGISIDPREGRHASQTFHDFGARIGCRTFPLGIHGEESLLAVDEQSRLFMVNHGGWWYLGDSVLAGLAVLIEGRRPKRVREDGSWEPMEVTQGHGSGAGTEAEAQVRDVFG
- a CDS encoding mechanosensitive ion channel family protein, yielding MFWSASPAATPPGAHRRASLDDATEKATNAAGWVEENWATWLTSALQIALIIIIAVILRHVIRRTITKLIERMNRTATAAQGTALGGLLVNAERRRQRSEAIGSVLRSVASFVIMGTAALTVLSVLKINLAPLLASAGVAGVAIGFGARNLVTDFLSGVFMILEDQYGVGDEIDAGVATGTVVEVGLRVTKLRGPNGAIWYIRNGEVKRIGNLSQGWSTATVDVMIAPDQDLDRAREIITATGEEMSKAEPWNEQLWEPVEVLGLSEVHLDSVTISVSAKTMPGKAPGIERELRWRIKKALDTEGITLAPRPLSTEEEPPTPDPSAAVAAPSALASPTSPQSLATTPIPPPNLGK
- a CDS encoding beta-N-acetylglucosaminidase domain-containing protein, with translation MGGLLGSTAPVYAAPADPAVGTPDLPGQADGTGRTVSAGQLPAVWPRPQSMRPGGASVALDGEATLVADAEADPYALSALRAVLRDAGVRTVHDAAPGQALPGEGPVFRVGGPDAETALRALRAPARGDLPSGGYRLAVGEVAGRDTVALDGVGPDGLFHAVQTLRQLIVERSESGGKAGSGKELAAAVVRDWPGTAVRGMTEGFFGQPWTREQRLSQLDFMGRTKQNRYLYAPGDDPYRQFRWRDPYPAEQREDFRALAARARANHVTLAWAVSPGQAMCMSSEDDLKALRRKVDAMWALGVRAFQLQFQDVSYSEWHCDADADTFGSGPEAAAKAHAKVADALAAHLAERHPEAPPLSLLPTEYYQDGSTAYREALAVALSDRVEVAWTGVGVVPRTITGGELAEAREVFGHRMVTMDNYPVNDYAQDRIFLGPYTGREPAVAAGSSALLANAMAQPTASRIALFTAADYAWNPRGYRPGASWEAAVDDLSGGDAASRAALHALAGNDASSVLGTDESAYLKPLIDAFWKARADATDSDNRGDDERYTKAAARLRAAFHTMSGAPERLSPGLADEVRPWARQLARYGSAGERAVDMLMAQARGDGSAAWTAQRAVQDLLKKIKKSPVTVGKGVLGPFLDRAMTESDAWTGARSDRSETAPPPDQDARPTSLTVPFGRPRPLTAVTSLTEPSPSAAAVSVEAHVPGEGWRRLGGLSGTGWTQTEARGMKADSIRLAWKDGTAAPSVHSFTPWFADTPAAGLELAHDEIDADTGGTFSVDARIFSRRPADVEGKLTVKAPEGFTVRAPEHVTAPRGGTATARIQVTVPRDAKSGTYEIPVTYGDQKRTLTVRTYPPTAGPDLARGAEATSSGDETSEFPATAATDGDPKTRWSSPAQDDAWLQFTLPRPARLGRLTLSWQDAYAAAYTVRVSSDGITWRTAATVRDGKGGRETLRMDAKDVRFVRIQGDRRATRFGYSLWSVEAYAVKDSDHPGPPPSRPSGPGGDRPGTPARPGKPGDTPGSGPSAHEAWPGGGR